A window of the Aspergillus flavus chromosome 6, complete sequence genome harbors these coding sequences:
- a CDS encoding RNA dependent RNA polymerase-domain-containing protein, protein MQRATEKPQLSEREHGRGSRKQRSRKGKKHHKRSSTLGPSSQTSSSTNKGSEDRSSSTATYQTGVSPHRALTTSTSRQPQNSSRLQQQPAQLLLAPWTFWDTVAVNLFNLPREINTRILWQTFSSEGYVSSIDLFEDSHGNRDSRGKIRFKPPPKTDFWRKGLYTIKLPNGRTSVINIGLDLNREEPQIASPVRSGVSYPVEVKLPILSMDIGVLLSETTMLPMRSVGSGENESSRLVLNLKQKALFVYFQLPIFTPGYKPTPASGMLQEYRLKIPFVQLSRIFQVRDTVTGDISHFIVLDSPPLYHRRINNIDVTHSEENNTWRESETWYRQTYIVRNALELPYLPIGLKKAKAVIDIGRWNTFKITYPRDADFKGKLTLLCDILKDYNVTFQDTDRFTQWDTNVEMNPPIWKWIDLSDSQPPRKACSLEDLFDHNFVHLPFQVRYQLEVCISNGYLSEFTMTREFAVKLSELGETQAVKLLEHVSAKKQVYYDPMKIFDLKFIKGVTQAKIPPYCCYMHSARITPSTIYYNTPTVDISNRVIRRFIEHADRFLRVRFTDEKLLGRINSTTDSTMDEIFTRIKRALTNGIVIGDRRYEFLAFGNSQFREHGAYFFAPLPNLTAANIRAWMGHFNSIRNVAKHAARLGQCFSTTRAIAGCPVDVVKIEDVERNGYNFSDGVGRISRFLAQMSMSELKIKTPTGEPPSAFQFRLGGCKGMLAVSSEAQRQEVHIRKSQFKFAAIHNGLEIVRWSQFSMATLNRQLIIVLSTLGIPDQVFHAKLHTMLQGLDQALESDPQAIYWLKKYVDPNQMTLTISQMVLDGFRRSKEPFLTSVLTLWRAWHLKYLKEKARIAVDQGACLLGCMDETGLLQGYFHDKVPGNDASVEEKTAALPEIFVQVSRPEADKKSEVIEGVCILARNPSLHPGDIRVVRAVNVPQLRHLQDVVVLPQTGDRDIASMCSGGDLDGDDYIVIWDQDLLPKDWFREPMKYTSNKAQDLDRDVTVNDITSFFVTYMKNDFLPRIAHAHLALADFLEDGVNEEKCIRLAQLHSDAVDYNKTGIPAILTRNLEPRKWPHFMEKFNKPKDRIYHSNKILGQLYDAVERIDFVPSLEMPFDKRLLNCEIEVPDDLLTFAKNLKGQYDDAMRRIMAQHEIKTEFEIWSTFVLGHANTSKDYKFHEEIGAISATLRDTFKKQCYEKVGGRNFDQLAPLALAMYRVTNEEMSDALNKYRAENSTTGNKFFHKPTPKIDQLPLISFPWIFPHILGKIALGHFEVPGGIPVVDNDPFGLFTDDLDPTSPLPCRCSIVPAASMPLSFSDNVESLEQLLDFGLSTSGPHELASSTDAALSDVPIEADLSLLDFSDIPKYSQSPSCNCSTGGGCVIQSMDTTTPAMAVDTIQRSGSPSGGSTGGGCVVQSADVSNSTFNEVVSEKWVEIVEEEDDLKPTALDKLNELLGF, encoded by the exons ATGCAAAGAGCAACTGAAAAACCTCAGTTGAGTGAACGTGAACATGGGAGAGGATCTAGGAAGCAAAGATCtagaaagggaaagaagcacCACAAGCGGTCTTCAACGCTGGGGCCTTCCTCTCAGACTTCCTCCAGTACTAACAAGGGCAGTGAGGACAGAAGCTCTTCCACTGCAACATACCAGACTGGTGTCAGTCCCCATCGTGCCCTTACCACTA GTACCTCACGTCAGCCTCAGAATTCATCTCGGCTGCAACAACAGCCGGCCCAGTTATTGCTGGCTCCATGGACATTCTGGGATACTGTAGCTGTGAACCTATTCAACCTTCCGAGGGAAATTAACACACGTATCCTTTGGCAAACATTCTCGAGCGAGGGCTATGTCTCTTCTATTGATCTATTCGAGGACTCTCATGGCAACAGAGACTCTAGAGGGAAAATCCGCTTCAA ACCACCTCCTAAAACAGATTTTTGGAGGAAGGGATTATACACCATCAAGCTTCCCAACGGTCGAACGTCAGTCATCAACATTGGACTTGACTTGAATCGTGAAGAACCTCAGATCGCTAGTCCGGTCCGTTCTGGCGTCTCATACCCAGTTGAAGTC AAATTGCCAATCCTGTCTATGGATATAGGTGTACTGCTCAGTGAGACAACGATGCTTCCAATGCGTTCTGTCGGCTCTGGCGAGAATGAGAGCTCCCGACTAGTGCTTAATCTGAAGCAAAAAGCTCTGTTCGTGTACTTCCAGCTTCCCATCTTCACCCCGGGCTATAAACCCACTCCAGCCAGCGGTATGCTTCAGGAATATCGCCTGAAGATCCCCTTCGTCCAACTAAGTCGGATCTTCCAGGTGCGAGATACCGTAACAGGAGATATATCGCATTTCATAGTGCTAGACTCGCCTCCACTTTATCATCGTCGCATCAACAATATTGATGTAACTCATTCAGAGGAAAACAATACATGGAGAGAGTCGGAGACCTGGTACCGGCAGACATATATAGTCCGCAATGCGTTAGAGTTACCTTACCTTCCTATCGGTCTGAAAAAGGCAAAGGCTGTGATAGACATAG GTCGTTGGAACACCTTCAAGATAACGTATCCTAGAGATGCTGATTTCAAAGGGAAGCTGACGCTTTTGTGCGATATTCTCAAAGACTACAACGTCACGTTTCAAGACACAGATCGGTTTACCCAGTGGGACACGAACGTGGAGATGAATCCGCCCATTTGGAAGTGGATTGATTTGTCTGACTCCCAACCACCAAGGAAGGCATGTTCGTTGGAAGATCTCTTCGACCATAACTTTGTTCATTTGCCCTTTCAGGTCCGCTACCAACTTGAGGTGTGTATCTCGAACGGGTATCTTTCCGAGTTCACGATGACCCGCGAATTTGCTGTCAAACTGTCTGAACTCGGAGAGACGCAAGCGGTGAAGCTCTTGGAGCATGTGTCCGCGAAGAAGCAGGTGTATTATGACCCGATGAAGATCTTCGACCTGAAGTTCATCAAAGGGGTGACTCAAGCGAAGATCCCCCCTTACTGCTGTTATATGCATTCAGCCAGAATCACACCAAGCACCATCTATTACAACACGCCAACAGTGGACATCTCCAACCGCGTCATCAGACGCTTTATCGAGCATGCAGATCGCTTCCTTCGAGTACGATTTACGGACGAGAAGCTGCTAGGTCGAATCAATTCCACGACTGACAGTACAATGGACGAAATATTTACTCGCATTAAGAGAGCATTGACCAACGGTATTGTGATTGGCGATAGGCGCTACGAATTCCTCGCGTTTGGTAATTCCCAATTCCGTGAGCATGGTGCCTACTTCTTCGCTCCTTTACCAAATCTTACAGCTGCCAATATCCGTGCCTGGATGGGACACTTCAACAGCATACGTAATGTTGCTAAGCATGCTGCAAGGTTGGGGCAATGCTTCTCGACGACCCGGGCCATTGCTGGTTGTCCAGTAGACGTAGTTAAGATCGAGGACGTCGAACGTAACGGGTATAACTTCTCCGATGGTGTCGGGAGGATCTCGCGGTTTCTTGCTCAAATGTCTATGTCGGAACTCAAGATTAAAACACCAACCGGAGAGCCTCCCTCTGCATTTCAGTTCCGTTTGGGCGGCTGTAAGGGAATGCTCGCTGTCTCCTCCGAGGCCCAGCGCCAAGAAGTACACATTCGAAAGAGCCAGTTCAAATTTGCAGCTATCCACAACGGGTTGGAAATCGTTCGCTGGTCTCAATTCTCTATGGCCACGCTGAATCGACAGCTCATCATCGTGTTGTCAACGCTAGGTATTCCGGACCAAGTATTCCATGCAAAACTCCACACCATGCTACAGGGACTCGATCAAGCATTGGAGAGCGATCCACAGGCTATCTACTGGCTCAAGAAATATGTAGATCCAAATCAGATGACCCTCACAATCAGTCAAATGGTCCTCGATGGTTTCAGGAGATCGAAAGAGCCTTTCTTGACCTCTGTTCTAACACTGTGGAGGGCATGGCATCTTAAATATTTGAAAGAGAAGGCCAGGATTGCTGTCGACCAAGGGGCATGTCTTTTGGGTTGCATGGATGAAACAGGGCTTCTCCAGGGGTACTTTCACGATAAGGTTCCGGGCAATGACGCTTCAGTCGAAGAAAAGACTGCTGCCCTGCCTGAAATCTTTGTCCAGGTATCTCGCCCGGAAGCCGACAAAAAGTCTGAGGTAATTGAAGGGGTCTGTATCCTTGCCCGTAACCCTTCCCTCCACCCGGGTGACATCCGTGTCGTGAGAGCAGTCAATGTTCCCCAGTTGCGCCATCTTCAAGACGTGGTTGTCTTGCCGCAGACGGGCGATCGAGATATAGCAAGCATGTGCTCAGGCGGAGATTTGGATGGCGATGATTACATCGTCATCTGGGATCAGGACCTATTGCCCAAGGACTGGTTTCGTGAGCCTATGAAGTATACTAGCAACAAAGCTCAGGACCTTGATAGGGATGTGACAGTCAACGACATAACCTCCTTCTTTGTCACATACATGAAGAATGATTTTCTTCCTAGGATTGCCCATGCCCATCTTGCCTTGGCTGACTTCCTCGAAGATGGTGTCAACGAAGAGAAGTGCATCCGGCTAGCCCAGCTACATTCCGACGCAGTCGATTACAACAAGACAGGCATCCCGGCCATATTGACACGCAACCTTGAGCCTCGTAAGTGGCCACACTTCATGGAGAAATTCAACAAGCCCAAAGACAGGATCTACCACTCAAACAAAATCCTGGGCCAGCTGTATGACGCTGTTGAGCGAATTGACTTCGTCCCCAGCCTCGAAATGCCCTTTGACAAGCGGCTCCTTAACTGTGAGATTGAGGTCCCGGATGACCTACTCACATTCGCGAAGAACCTCAAAGGACAATATGATGACGCAATGCGCCGAATTATGGCACAGCACGAGATCAAAACGGAATTCGAAATCTGGTCTACATTTGTCCTCGGCCACGCCAACACAAGCAAGGATTATAAATTTCATGAAGAGATAGGTGCAATCTCCGCTACACTCCGCGATACATTCAAAAAACAATGCTACGAGAAGGTCGGAGGCCGCAATTTTGACCAGCTTGCCCCTCTAGCCCTCGCTATGTACCGCGTCACCAACGAGGAGATGTCCGATGCGCTTAATAAGTACCGTGCTGAAAACTCGACGACAGGCAATAAATTCTTCCATAAACCAACGCCCAAAATAGATCAGTTGCCTCTGATCAGCTTCCCATGGATTTTCCCACATATCCTAGGAAAGATTGCGCTGGGGCATTTTGAAGTCCCGGGAGGCATCCCTGTTGTCGATAACGACCCCTTTGGTCTGTTCACTGATGACCTGGACCCTACCTCTCCCCTCCCCTGTCGTTGTAGTATAGTCCCAGCTGCCTCTATGCCTCTGAGCTTCAGTGATAATGTCGAGTCTTTGGAGCAACTTCTTGATTTTGGGCTCTCAACCTCTGGGCCACATGAGCTGGCTTCGTCCACTGATGCGGCGCTGTCAGACGTTCCTATCGAAGCAGATTTAAGCTTGCTGGACTTCAGTGATATCCCCAAGTACAGTCAGTCTCCGAGTTGCAACTGTAGTACTGGTGGTGGGTGCGTCATACAGAGTATGGATACTACCACTCCTGCCATGGCTGTTGACACCATACAGCGCAGCGGCAGTCCCAGCGGTGGCAGCACTGGCGGTGGGTGTGTTGTTCAAAGTGCGGACGTGTCCAATAGCACATTCAACGAAGTTGTAAGCGAGAAATGGGTTGAAATagtcgaggaggaggacgatCTCAAGCCTACTGCTCTTGATAAGCTAAACGAACTGCTAGGGTTCTAA